One window from the genome of Marinobacter sp. es.048 encodes:
- a CDS encoding murein hydrolase activator EnvC family protein, producing the protein MRLSAILALTLLLGAAPALAQQDVTPAQIEELKERIEDIDDWLADAEEDRSSLERQLAATEKNISRLTRERRSLRQQAEQQQQRLRQLENEAQELTRTLDRQRDSLKKQIRAAWMEGDAPAVKVLLNEIDPDKIARTMTYYEYLSKDTVDRLEAFRQSLQELRNTQAAVQSTRVELARTEENVAKRQQELTESRQKRQQTLAALKADIQNRLSEREELESDRKRLESLLAEVQQAINNIPSPNESQPFASLRNQLPWPAKGQVLSRYGDRYADGKLRRNGLLIETRDEAEVRAIHYGRVVFANWLRGFGLITIIDHGDGYMTLYGHSSSLFTSPGDWVAAGEPIAEAGRTGGTDAPALYFEVRHNGKPDNPGRWLAN; encoded by the coding sequence TTGCGACTTTCCGCAATTCTGGCGCTCACCCTCCTACTGGGTGCGGCGCCGGCACTCGCCCAACAGGATGTCACCCCGGCCCAGATCGAGGAACTCAAGGAACGCATTGAGGACATCGACGACTGGCTGGCGGACGCCGAGGAAGACCGCTCCTCCCTGGAGCGGCAGCTTGCTGCGACCGAGAAGAACATCAGCCGCCTGACCCGTGAACGCCGCTCCCTGCGACAGCAGGCAGAACAACAGCAGCAACGGCTCCGGCAACTGGAGAACGAGGCGCAGGAGCTTACCCGAACCCTTGATCGCCAGCGGGACAGCCTCAAGAAGCAGATCCGCGCCGCCTGGATGGAAGGGGACGCGCCGGCGGTAAAAGTTCTGCTCAATGAAATAGATCCGGACAAGATTGCCCGGACCATGACCTATTACGAATACCTCAGCAAGGACACCGTCGACCGCCTCGAAGCGTTCAGGCAAAGCCTGCAAGAGCTCAGAAACACACAGGCTGCCGTGCAATCGACCCGGGTCGAACTGGCGAGAACCGAGGAAAACGTCGCCAAACGCCAGCAGGAACTGACCGAATCCAGACAGAAACGCCAACAGACCCTCGCAGCACTCAAAGCCGATATCCAGAATCGCCTGAGCGAACGGGAGGAGCTGGAATCAGATCGCAAACGGCTTGAAAGCCTGCTGGCGGAAGTGCAGCAGGCGATCAACAACATCCCCTCCCCCAATGAATCCCAGCCTTTTGCCTCACTACGCAACCAACTGCCCTGGCCAGCAAAGGGCCAGGTATTAAGCCGCTACGGTGATCGCTACGCCGACGGCAAACTGCGGCGTAACGGCCTGCTTATCGAAACCCGGGACGAAGCGGAGGTTCGCGCCATACATTATGGCCGGGTCGTATTCGCCAACTGGCTTCGGGGCTTTGGCCTGATTACCATCATTGATCACGGCGATGGCTACATGACTCTGTATGGCCACAGCAGCAGCCTTTTCACCAGCCCGGGAGACTGGGTGGCCGCTGGCGAGCCCATCGCAGAGGCTGGCCGCACTGGTGGCACCGATGCCCCGGCGCTCTACTTTGAAGTCCGGCACAATGGTAAACCCGACAATCCTGGCCGATGGCTGGCAAACTGA
- a CDS encoding divergent polysaccharide deacetylase family protein, with protein MRVARSLLALAFFIAAGAVSAEPTRTALPPTIAIIIDDMGHSLVEGERLANLDQPLTLAFLPYRRHTDSLARLAYKQHKEIMLHAPMANTRNYGLGAGGLTPDMDEQNMVTTLRRALQSIPHVQGVNNHMGSLLTQQLQPMDWVMKELFRYPVYFIDSRTIASSVAGDVAAAYQIPTMTRDVFLDHEQTEEFVDRQFKLLIKRARENGSAIGIGHPHKVTVDYLEKHLPKLDEQGIAIATVSGLWAMRNGNREMFAEGEKQTIRPAFAKKK; from the coding sequence GTGAGAGTGGCTCGCTCTCTGCTGGCCCTGGCATTCTTCATTGCCGCTGGCGCGGTATCGGCAGAACCGACAAGAACGGCTCTGCCACCAACCATTGCCATCATTATTGATGATATGGGCCACAGCCTTGTTGAAGGCGAGCGACTGGCAAATCTCGACCAGCCGCTGACACTGGCATTCCTGCCCTATCGCCGGCATACGGACAGCCTTGCCCGGCTCGCCTACAAGCAGCACAAGGAAATCATGCTGCACGCCCCCATGGCCAACACCCGCAACTATGGGCTCGGGGCAGGAGGCCTGACGCCGGATATGGACGAACAGAACATGGTGACCACCCTGCGCAGGGCACTCCAGTCCATCCCCCATGTCCAGGGCGTCAACAACCACATGGGCAGTCTGCTGACCCAACAGCTGCAGCCCATGGACTGGGTGATGAAAGAGCTGTTCCGCTACCCGGTGTACTTTATCGACAGCCGCACAATCGCTTCATCCGTAGCCGGTGATGTCGCAGCCGCCTACCAGATTCCAACCATGACCCGTGACGTGTTTCTCGACCATGAGCAAACCGAGGAGTTTGTAGACCGCCAGTTCAAACTGCTGATCAAGCGTGCCCGGGAAAACGGCAGTGCCATCGGCATTGGCCATCCTCACAAGGTGACCGTGGATTACCTGGAGAAGCATCTGCCCAAACTGGATGAGCAAGGTATAGCCATTGCCACCGTCAGTGGCCTATGGGCCATGCGCAACGGCAATCGGGAGATGTTTGCAGAGGGAGAAAAGCAGACCATTCGACCTGCTTTTGCAAAGAAAAAGTAA
- a CDS encoding S41 family peptidase: MKRVRSTLHGFPLRSIALATCFATASGLAWAQDEDAATEQLLEGIQNGERVEISLPDPEKQLPLDDLRKFTEVFSRIKDAYVEEVSDRKLLESAIKGMLSDLDPHSTYLAPKDYEELEESTSGEFGGLGIEVGMENGFVKVIAPIDDTPAQKAGVQAGDLIIKLDEKPVKGMSLEEAVQLMRGKPGSVLTLTIMREGETGPIEIDVERDIIKVTSVKSRMLENGYGYVRITQFQADTGSQFKDALNGLEDELGRDLDGLIIDLRNNPGGVLQAAVKSADALLDEGLIVYTEGRIQSSRLRFSARAGDIMEGTPIVVLINGGSASASEILAGALQDHERAVVMGTKSFGKGSVQTVIPLDETHAIKMTTARYYTPDGRSIQATGIKPDIEVRPAELKELDSKPFFTEADLSGHLEGQNEDQQQDGENNPEAETSSLADRDYQLRSALNLLKGIQILNPNKKDKAEGSDQ, encoded by the coding sequence ATGAAACGGGTCAGAAGTACACTCCACGGCTTTCCATTACGCAGCATTGCGCTCGCTACCTGTTTCGCAACCGCTTCCGGACTAGCCTGGGCCCAGGATGAAGACGCCGCCACCGAACAGCTCCTGGAAGGTATCCAGAATGGCGAACGGGTGGAAATCAGCCTGCCCGATCCCGAGAAACAGCTTCCCCTGGACGACCTCCGCAAGTTCACCGAGGTATTCAGCCGCATAAAAGATGCCTATGTCGAGGAAGTAAGCGACCGCAAACTCCTCGAAAGTGCTATCAAAGGTATGCTGTCAGACCTCGACCCTCACTCCACCTACCTGGCACCGAAGGACTACGAAGAGCTGGAAGAAAGCACCTCTGGCGAGTTTGGCGGGCTTGGCATTGAAGTGGGCATGGAAAACGGTTTTGTTAAAGTGATCGCGCCCATCGACGACACGCCGGCACAGAAGGCGGGCGTCCAGGCCGGAGACCTGATCATCAAGCTTGATGAAAAACCGGTGAAAGGCATGAGCCTGGAAGAAGCCGTCCAGTTGATGAGGGGCAAACCCGGTTCTGTGCTGACGCTGACTATCATGAGAGAGGGCGAGACCGGGCCCATTGAAATCGATGTAGAGCGCGACATCATCAAGGTCACCAGCGTGAAGTCCCGGATGCTGGAAAATGGCTACGGCTATGTCCGCATTACCCAGTTCCAGGCCGATACCGGCTCACAGTTCAAGGATGCCCTGAACGGTTTGGAAGACGAACTGGGCCGGGACCTTGACGGGCTCATCATCGATCTGCGCAACAACCCGGGAGGCGTGCTGCAGGCGGCTGTAAAGTCTGCGGATGCCCTGCTTGATGAAGGACTGATCGTCTATACTGAGGGCCGCATCCAGAGTTCGCGTCTGCGCTTCAGCGCACGGGCCGGGGATATCATGGAAGGCACGCCCATTGTGGTTCTGATCAATGGCGGCTCCGCCTCCGCCTCGGAAATCCTGGCCGGTGCCCTTCAGGACCATGAACGGGCCGTGGTTATGGGCACAAAATCCTTCGGCAAAGGCAGCGTTCAGACAGTGATTCCGCTGGATGAGACCCACGCCATCAAGATGACCACTGCGCGCTATTACACACCTGATGGCCGCTCCATCCAGGCGACCGGAATCAAGCCGGACATCGAAGTACGTCCGGCGGAGCTGAAGGAACTCGACAGCAAACCCTTCTTCACCGAAGCAGATCTGAGCGGACACCTTGAAGGCCAGAACGAGGATCAGCAACAGGACGGTGAAAACAACCCAGAGGCTGAAACCAGCTCCCTTGCAGACAGGGATTATCAGCTGCGCTCGGCACTGAACCTGCTCAAGGGCATCCAGATTCTGAACCCGAACAAAAAGGACAAGGCAGAAGGAAGCGATCAGTGA
- a CDS encoding AsmA family protein, translating into MKAVRYVLIAIVALIVLAVAAVAIAMAVINPNDYKPQIEQAVEDATNMDLVLEGDIGWSFIPLGLELNSVEATLEGDRFVALEQLVAQIDFWSLIAMSPRVNTFVLDGLDARLEVDEQGSGNWTRIMPEKSAEAAGEETAGTQDEQAQESEGAGGEPLNFNVENVQISNAQVHYTDKSTGQSATLENFTVNASNITLGSEFPLEIGFRVATTQPTFEVDGSISARLAANEALNEFAVSGLNAVFDMTGEPFGGKEVTAELEGSATANLENETANLSGFTASLANLDLSTDLNVSGFGDKPTLSGKVSIAEFSLKDLLNNLGQPAVETSDPDVLEAIAFSTDIGGPAGKVELTDLTIKLDDTTFNGSGSYNLADTGIVFQLQGDQLNADRYLPPQAEGEAEEAAASQETVATGPEGDLLPLETIRSLLLDIDLGLGQLIVSNLTINEIKASTTAKNGLLKVDEFSGKLYEGSFGANVTIDARSDNPKWTVGSDVTNVQTLPLLTDLAEVDMLAGGANLKVNATTTGNRISALRSNADGQINFNLAEGEFRRMNLTRMACQGIALVNQDELTTTDWGTSTPFNDMRGTLDIKGNTLNNTDLVAALAGMRLEGNGTVDMAQSQLDYEVGLRIVGEIHRDNACRVTEYVENAVIPVECRGNFAEDPAGLCSFDGSRFRDTLKTIAENAAKAKAREEVDKAKTKAEEKVKEKVQEQIGDKLKGLFN; encoded by the coding sequence ATGAAAGCCGTCCGTTATGTGCTGATTGCCATCGTTGCACTGATCGTTCTTGCCGTGGCTGCCGTTGCCATCGCCATGGCCGTGATCAACCCCAACGACTACAAGCCCCAGATTGAGCAGGCCGTTGAGGATGCAACGAACATGGATCTGGTCCTGGAAGGCGACATTGGCTGGTCTTTTATCCCGCTTGGCCTTGAGCTCAATTCCGTAGAGGCCACACTGGAAGGTGACCGCTTTGTTGCCCTTGAGCAACTGGTGGCCCAGATTGATTTCTGGTCGCTGATTGCCATGTCTCCAAGGGTAAACACCTTCGTTCTGGACGGACTGGACGCCCGCCTCGAAGTGGACGAACAGGGCAGCGGCAACTGGACCCGGATCATGCCCGAAAAGTCGGCGGAAGCCGCAGGTGAAGAGACTGCAGGCACCCAGGATGAACAGGCACAGGAAAGCGAGGGTGCCGGCGGTGAGCCTCTGAACTTCAATGTTGAAAATGTTCAGATCAGCAACGCCCAGGTGCACTATACCGACAAGAGCACCGGCCAGTCGGCCACGCTTGAGAACTTCACCGTCAACGCCAGCAACATCACTCTGGGCTCCGAATTCCCGCTGGAGATCGGGTTCCGGGTTGCCACCACCCAGCCCACGTTTGAAGTGGATGGCAGCATCAGCGCCCGCCTTGCCGCCAACGAGGCGCTCAACGAGTTCGCCGTATCCGGCCTGAATGCCGTGTTCGACATGACTGGCGAACCGTTCGGCGGTAAAGAGGTCACGGCTGAGCTTGAGGGCTCGGCCACGGCAAACCTGGAAAACGAAACCGCCAATCTGAGCGGCTTTACCGCCAGCCTGGCCAACCTGGACCTCTCCACCGATCTGAATGTTTCCGGATTCGGCGACAAGCCTACCCTGAGCGGCAAGGTATCCATCGCCGAGTTTTCGCTAAAGGATCTGCTGAACAACCTTGGCCAACCCGCGGTGGAAACCAGCGATCCAGACGTGCTAGAAGCCATCGCGTTCTCCACCGATATTGGCGGCCCCGCCGGAAAGGTGGAGCTCACCGACCTGACAATCAAACTGGATGACACCACCTTCAACGGCTCCGGCAGTTACAATCTGGCCGACACTGGCATTGTTTTTCAGCTTCAGGGCGACCAGTTGAATGCCGACCGTTACCTGCCACCTCAGGCAGAGGGAGAAGCCGAGGAAGCAGCCGCATCACAGGAAACCGTTGCAACCGGGCCGGAGGGCGACCTGCTGCCTCTGGAGACCATTCGCAGCCTGTTGCTGGATATTGATCTGGGTCTCGGCCAGCTGATCGTCAGTAACCTGACCATCAACGAAATCAAGGCCAGTACCACCGCGAAAAATGGCCTGCTCAAGGTTGATGAATTCAGCGGCAAACTCTACGAAGGCAGCTTTGGCGCCAACGTGACCATCGACGCCCGCAGCGACAATCCGAAATGGACCGTGGGTTCAGACGTCACCAACGTGCAAACCCTGCCCCTGCTCACCGATCTGGCGGAGGTAGATATGCTCGCCGGCGGCGCAAACCTGAAGGTTAATGCCACCACCACCGGTAACCGCATCTCGGCCCTGCGCAGCAATGCTGACGGCCAGATCAACTTTAACCTCGCAGAGGGCGAGTTCCGCCGCATGAACCTGACCCGTATGGCCTGCCAGGGTATCGCCCTGGTCAACCAGGATGAGCTGACAACCACAGACTGGGGTACCAGCACACCGTTCAACGACATGCGCGGCACTCTCGACATCAAAGGCAACACCCTCAACAACACAGACCTGGTGGCGGCGCTGGCCGGGATGCGCCTTGAGGGCAATGGCACAGTCGATATGGCCCAGAGCCAGCTGGACTACGAAGTGGGCCTGAGAATCGTCGGTGAAATCCACAGGGACAACGCCTGCCGTGTTACCGAATACGTGGAAAATGCAGTTATTCCGGTGGAGTGCCGCGGCAACTTCGCTGAGGACCCGGCCGGCCTTTGCTCCTTCGACGGCTCCCGCTTCCGGGACACCCTGAAAACCATCGCTGAAAATGCCGCCAAGGCAAAAGCTCGAGAGGAAGTGGACAAGGCAAAAACCAAGGCAGAGGAAAAAGTAAAAGAAAAGGTCCAGGAACAAATCGGTGACAAGCTGAAGGGCCTGTTCAACTGA
- a CDS encoding SRPBCC family protein, which produces MAITVSIELNRELEIPGSYDEVFDLLADVPRSASHFPKVHKLTDLGDNAYRWEMEKVGVDKHAIQSVYACKYHSDKDAGKITWEPVKGEGNGVVSGSWTIKSKGDNATAVKFQTSAELTVPLPSLLKLAISPVIKHEFNSLVDTYMNNLKKAF; this is translated from the coding sequence GTGGCTATTACCGTTTCTATTGAGCTGAACCGCGAACTTGAGATTCCGGGCAGCTATGATGAAGTGTTCGATCTGCTGGCGGATGTGCCACGTTCAGCCAGTCACTTCCCGAAAGTCCACAAACTGACCGACCTGGGCGACAACGCCTACCGCTGGGAAATGGAAAAAGTGGGCGTCGACAAACACGCCATCCAGTCGGTGTATGCCTGCAAATACCACTCGGACAAAGACGCCGGCAAGATTACCTGGGAGCCGGTGAAAGGTGAGGGCAATGGCGTTGTAAGCGGTTCATGGACCATCAAGTCCAAGGGCGATAATGCCACCGCCGTGAAGTTCCAGACCAGCGCAGAGTTGACTGTGCCCCTGCCCAGCCTGCTCAAATTGGCCATCAGCCCTGTCATCAAACACGAGTTCAACAGCCTCGTGGACACCTACATGAACAACCTCAAGAAGGCTTTCTGA
- the hisA gene encoding 1-(5-phosphoribosyl)-5-[(5-phosphoribosylamino)methylideneamino]imidazole-4-carboxamide isomerase, whose translation MLIIPAIDLKDGKCVRLRQGRMDDSTVFGDDPVEMATRWVEAGARRLHLVDLNGAFAGEPVNGEIVQAIARKYPDLPIQIGGGIRSAETIEAYLKAGVQWVIIGTKAVKEPEFVTGMCKKFPGHIIVGLDARDGRVATDGWAEVSEVMATDLAKRFANDGVDAIVYTDISRDGMMQGVNVEATAALAEEGGIPVIASGGVTNMDDLKRLATVADKGILGAITGRAIYEGTLDVAEAQAFCDSLKG comes from the coding sequence ATGCTGATAATTCCCGCGATCGATCTGAAAGATGGCAAATGTGTACGCCTGCGTCAGGGCCGGATGGACGACTCCACGGTGTTTGGTGACGATCCTGTTGAGATGGCCACACGCTGGGTGGAGGCTGGCGCCCGCCGTCTGCACCTGGTTGACCTGAACGGCGCCTTTGCCGGAGAGCCGGTCAACGGCGAGATTGTCCAGGCTATTGCCCGCAAGTACCCGGATCTGCCGATCCAGATCGGCGGTGGCATCCGGTCTGCAGAAACCATCGAGGCCTATCTGAAGGCCGGCGTGCAGTGGGTCATTATCGGCACCAAGGCCGTGAAAGAGCCGGAATTCGTGACCGGGATGTGCAAGAAATTCCCCGGCCACATCATCGTTGGCCTGGACGCCAGAGACGGCCGCGTGGCTACCGATGGCTGGGCAGAGGTCTCGGAAGTGATGGCTACCGACCTCGCCAAGCGCTTTGCCAACGACGGCGTGGACGCGATTGTGTACACCGACATCAGCCGCGACGGCATGATGCAGGGTGTGAACGTGGAAGCCACTGCGGCATTGGCCGAAGAAGGTGGGATCCCCGTCATCGCCTCTGGCGGCGTGACCAATATGGATGACCTCAAGCGCCTCGCCACCGTGGCGGACAAGGGCATCCTTGGCGCTATCACCGGCCGTGCAATCTACGAGGGCACTCTGGATGTGGCCGAGGCCCAGGCCTTCTGCGACAGCCTGAAGGGTTAA
- the hisF gene encoding imidazole glycerol phosphate synthase subunit HisF has protein sequence MALAKRIIPCLDVDKGRVVKGVNFVDIRDAGDPVEVARRYNEQGADEITFLDITASHESRDTTYETVERMAAEVFIPLTVGGGVRTVDDIRKLLNAGADKVSINTAAVFNPEFVREAAERFGSQCIVVAIDAKRVSREGEEPCWEIFTHGGRKPTGLDAIEWARKMVEMGAGELLLTSMDRDGTKIGFDLGLTKAISDAVIVPVIASGGVGELQHLADGVTRGGADAVLAASIFHFGQHTIPEAKAFMKAQGIEVRE, from the coding sequence ATGGCTCTGGCGAAACGCATCATTCCCTGCCTCGATGTCGACAAAGGCCGCGTGGTGAAGGGCGTCAATTTCGTTGATATCCGCGATGCCGGCGATCCGGTGGAGGTAGCCCGTCGTTACAACGAGCAGGGTGCCGACGAGATCACCTTCCTGGACATCACGGCCAGTCACGAGAGCCGTGACACCACCTATGAAACAGTCGAGCGGATGGCGGCGGAAGTCTTCATCCCGCTGACCGTCGGCGGCGGTGTGCGCACCGTAGACGACATTCGCAAGCTGCTGAATGCCGGCGCCGACAAAGTCTCGATCAACACTGCGGCCGTGTTCAACCCGGAGTTTGTGCGGGAAGCGGCGGAGCGCTTTGGCAGCCAGTGCATTGTGGTTGCCATTGATGCCAAGCGGGTCAGTCGGGAGGGCGAGGAGCCATGCTGGGAAATCTTTACCCACGGTGGCCGCAAGCCCACCGGGCTGGACGCCATTGAATGGGCCCGCAAGATGGTGGAAATGGGCGCAGGCGAGTTACTGCTGACCAGCATGGACCGCGACGGCACCAAGATCGGCTTTGATCTGGGGCTGACCAAAGCCATCAGCGATGCTGTGATTGTGCCGGTGATTGCCTCCGGTGGTGTCGGAGAGCTGCAGCACCTGGCCGATGGCGTCACCCGGGGCGGAGCTGATGCGGTTCTGGCGGCATCGATTTTTCACTTCGGGCAGCACACCATTCCAGAAGCGAAAGCCTTTATGAAGGCTCAGGGCATAGAAGTTCGCGAATAG
- the hisH gene encoding imidazole glycerol phosphate synthase subunit HisH, producing the protein MKTVAIIDYGMGNLHSAKKAVEHVAPDTTVLVTDNAEKIREADRVILPGVGAIRDCMAEMYRLGVVDLVREVSQDRPFLGICVGMQALMSRSEENGGVDCIGLFPSEVRYFGDHLTENGERLKVPHMGWNQVQQTIDHPLWHNIPEGDRFYFVHSFYAEAEGNADMAGRTHYGVDLAAAVARDNIFAVQFHPEKSARAGLQLLENFTNWTGKC; encoded by the coding sequence ATGAAAACCGTTGCCATAATCGACTACGGCATGGGCAATCTTCACTCTGCCAAAAAAGCGGTAGAGCACGTTGCCCCGGACACTACCGTACTGGTCACCGATAACGCCGAGAAAATCCGTGAAGCCGATCGTGTCATCCTGCCGGGCGTTGGCGCCATCCGCGACTGCATGGCAGAAATGTATCGTCTCGGAGTAGTGGATCTGGTCCGTGAGGTCTCTCAGGACCGCCCGTTTCTTGGTATCTGCGTGGGCATGCAGGCCCTGATGTCCCGCAGTGAAGAAAACGGCGGCGTTGACTGTATCGGTCTGTTCCCTTCGGAAGTGCGCTATTTCGGGGACCACCTCACGGAAAATGGCGAGCGCCTGAAAGTGCCTCACATGGGCTGGAATCAGGTACAGCAGACCATCGATCATCCCCTTTGGCACAATATTCCCGAGGGTGACCGTTTCTACTTCGTGCACAGCTTTTACGCAGAAGCCGAGGGTAATGCTGATATGGCGGGCCGAACCCACTATGGTGTAGACCTTGCAGCAGCAGTGGCACGAGACAATATTTTTGCGGTGCAATTCCACCCGGAGAAAAGTGCCCGGGCGGGTTTGCAGTTGCTTGAGAATTTTACGAACTGGACTGGAAAATGCTGA
- the gpmM gene encoding 2,3-bisphosphoglycerate-independent phosphoglycerate mutase, whose product MTAKRKPTALIILDGWGHRDPAEDNAISNASTPFWDQLWQNQPKTLINTSGMFVGLPQGQMGNSEVGHMNLGAGRVVYQSLTRIDKDLEEGSFQKNEALCSAIDKAVQSGRAVHLMGLMSPGGVHSHEDHIIAAAELAAARGAKEVYIHAFLDGRDMPPRSAKPSLEKAAAKLRSLGVGRVASIVGRYYAMDRDNRWDRVEAAYNLMTQGTAEFTAADPVSGLEQAYERGENDEFVTPTRIHAAGEPEGTINDGDTVLFMNFRADRAREMTRTFVEKDFDGFARKKHPELADFVMLTEYAADIKTSCAYPPEQLSNGLGEYMAKQGKTQLRIAETEKYAHVTFFFNGGLETPFDGEERILVPSPKVATYDLQPEMSAPEVTDKLVEAIKSGKYDLVVCNYANGDMVGHTGKLDAAIKAAECLDECVKRVVEALDEAGGEALITADHGNCEQMTDPNSGQVHTAHTIGPVPLVYTGHRNVVLKNDGSLSDVAPSLLALMGLEQPKEMTGHSLVEIN is encoded by the coding sequence ATGACTGCAAAGCGCAAGCCGACTGCACTGATTATCCTGGACGGCTGGGGCCACCGCGACCCGGCTGAAGACAACGCCATCAGCAACGCCAGCACCCCGTTCTGGGACCAGCTCTGGCAGAACCAGCCCAAGACCCTGATCAATACTTCAGGCATGTTTGTCGGGCTGCCGCAAGGGCAAATGGGTAACTCGGAAGTTGGCCATATGAACCTGGGCGCAGGGCGTGTGGTGTATCAAAGCCTGACTCGCATCGACAAGGATCTCGAAGAAGGCAGTTTCCAGAAAAACGAAGCACTCTGCTCCGCAATCGACAAAGCTGTTCAGAGCGGTCGAGCCGTTCATCTGATGGGCCTGATGTCTCCCGGTGGTGTACACAGCCACGAAGACCACATCATTGCCGCTGCCGAACTCGCCGCTGCACGCGGGGCCAAGGAAGTATACATTCATGCTTTCCTCGACGGCCGTGACATGCCCCCCCGAAGCGCCAAACCGTCGCTGGAGAAAGCCGCAGCCAAACTCCGGAGCCTCGGGGTCGGCCGCGTTGCCTCGATTGTGGGCCGTTACTATGCCATGGATCGCGATAACCGCTGGGATCGCGTTGAAGCCGCCTACAATTTGATGACCCAGGGTACTGCAGAATTCACCGCGGCCGATCCGGTTTCCGGCCTGGAGCAGGCCTACGAACGCGGGGAGAACGACGAGTTTGTAACACCAACCCGCATCCATGCCGCGGGCGAGCCAGAAGGCACCATCAACGATGGCGACACGGTGCTGTTCATGAATTTCCGTGCCGACCGCGCGCGTGAAATGACCCGCACCTTTGTAGAGAAGGACTTTGACGGTTTCGCACGCAAGAAGCATCCGGAACTGGCTGATTTTGTTATGCTGACCGAGTACGCGGCCGACATCAAAACCTCCTGCGCCTACCCGCCCGAGCAGCTTTCCAATGGCCTTGGCGAGTACATGGCGAAGCAGGGCAAAACCCAGTTGCGTATTGCCGAAACCGAGAAATACGCCCACGTTACCTTCTTCTTCAACGGCGGCCTGGAAACGCCGTTTGACGGTGAAGAGCGCATTCTTGTGCCCTCTCCCAAGGTGGCTACCTACGATCTGCAGCCGGAAATGAGCGCGCCAGAGGTTACCGACAAGCTTGTGGAGGCCATCAAGAGCGGCAAATACGACCTGGTGGTCTGCAACTACGCCAACGGCGACATGGTTGGCCACACCGGCAAGCTGGATGCGGCGATCAAGGCGGCTGAATGTCTGGACGAATGCGTGAAGCGCGTTGTCGAGGCCCTGGATGAAGCGGGCGGCGAAGCACTGATCACGGCTGACCACGGAAACTGCGAGCAGATGACCGATCCGAACTCCGGCCAGGTTCACACCGCCCACACCATTGGTCCGGTGCCGCTGGTATACACCGGCCACCGCAATGTAGTGCTGAAGAACGACGGCAGCCTGAGCGACGTTGCACCCTCTCTGCTCGCCCTGATGGGGCTAGAGCAACCGAAAGAAATGACTGGGCACAGCCTGGTTGAGATCAACTGA
- the hisB gene encoding imidazoleglycerol-phosphate dehydratase HisB translates to MAERKARVERNTLETQITVEIDLDGTGKSSFDTGVPFLEHMMDQIVRHGLVDLNIVSRGDLHIDDHHTVEDIGITLGQAFKQAVGDKKGIRRYGHAYVPLDEALSRVVIDLSGRPGLMMDVPYTRGAVGGFDVDLFEEFFHGFVNHSMVTLHIDNLKGKNTHHQIETVFKAFGRALRMAIEMDERMAGITPSTKGSL, encoded by the coding sequence ATGGCCGAACGTAAGGCTCGGGTAGAAAGAAATACCCTTGAAACCCAGATCACCGTTGAGATTGATCTCGACGGCACCGGCAAATCCAGCTTCGACACCGGCGTGCCCTTTCTGGAGCACATGATGGACCAGATCGTCCGTCATGGTCTGGTAGATCTGAACATCGTTTCCAGGGGCGATCTGCACATCGACGATCACCACACCGTGGAAGACATCGGCATCACCCTTGGCCAGGCATTCAAACAGGCTGTTGGCGACAAAAAGGGCATCCGCCGCTACGGCCACGCCTATGTGCCGCTGGATGAGGCTCTCTCCCGAGTGGTTATTGATCTGTCCGGCCGCCCGGGCCTGATGATGGATGTGCCATACACTCGCGGTGCCGTGGGTGGCTTTGACGTTGACCTGTTCGAGGAGTTCTTCCACGGCTTTGTGAACCACTCCATGGTGACCCTGCACATCGACAATCTGAAGGGCAAGAATACCCACCACCAGATTGAAACCGTGTTCAAGGCCTTCGGCCGTGCCCTGCGTATGGCGATTGAAATGGACGAGCGGATGGCCGGCATTACACCGTCCACCAAGGGTTCTCTGTAA